The following coding sequences lie in one Miscanthus floridulus cultivar M001 chromosome 9, ASM1932011v1, whole genome shotgun sequence genomic window:
- the LOC136479960 gene encoding vegetative cell wall protein gp1-like — translation MHQCKTKRSANMAARRASTHAEAVVKMSCMVALAIALLAPCCVASSRSLLVSSSFADAPEGSQAGAPELATVLEPQPPAADAAAPPVGTPESAPIAAAVDGPPRQHVKSKHKDHEKAAPPKSKHHHPKAPPKHHGHHAPPEPEPEPDVSPPAPRPEPYTPGAPAADSPHGQSPPWPFPWPRPGTGQWPLLPPFPFHPLPLPAWPHLGNNPWPPLPPFHPPPFPPAWPHPGLGGKWPPLPPFPFHPLPVPAWPHPGGNWPLLPPFPFHPPPMPAWPWPRHPRPRNPWTPPSLHGSDGIPATTVQQNPKN, via the exons ATGCACCAATGCAAAACCAAGCGATCTGCCAACATGGCAGCAAGAAGAGCTTCCACGCATGCGGAAGCAGTCGTCAAGATgtcatgcatggtggcactcGCCATCGCGCTGCTTGCACCATGCTGCGTGGCATCCTCGAGGTCACTGCTGGTCTCCTCCTCATTTGCCGATGCACCGGAAGGCAGCCAGGCCGGTGCCCCGGAGCTGGCGACGGTGCTAGAGCCGCAGCCGCCGGCTGCAGATGCTGCAGCCCCGCCAGTGGGAACTCCGGAGTCCGCCCCTATCGCCGCCGCCGTTGACGGGCCCCCACGGCAGCACGTGAAGAGCAAGCACAAGGACCACGAGAAGGCAGCGCCACCGAAATCCAAGCACCACC ACCCGAAGGCGCCGCCCAAGCACCACGGGCACCACGCGccaccggagccggagccggagccggacgtTTCGCCACCCGCGCCACGACCGGAGCCGTACACACCAGGTGCGCCGGCGGCCGACAGCCCGCACGGCCAGAGCCCGCCTTGGCCGTTCCCGTGGCCGCGCCCAGGCACCGGCCAGTGGCCGCTGCTGCCGCCGTTCCCGTTCCACCCGCTGCCGCTCCCCGCGTGGCCGCACCTAGGGAACAACCcgtggccgccgctgccgccattcCACCCGCCGCCGTTCCCACCGGCGTGGCCGCACCCCGGCCTGGGCGGCAAGTGGCCGCCGCTGCCTCCGTTCCCGTTCCACCCGCTGCCGGTGCCCGCGTGGCCGCACCCCGGGGGCAACTGGCCGCTGCTGCCGCCGTTCCCTTTCCACCCGCCGCCGATGCCGGCGTGGCCGTGGCCTCGTCATCCACGTCCAAGAAACCCGTGGACGCCGCCGTCCTTGCACGGCAGCGATGGCATCCCTGCGACGACGGTGCAGCAGAACCCCAAGAACTGA
- the LOC136483855 gene encoding transcription factor bHLH110-like, giving the protein MVLVLSLRLGHACFCQHYSMKWTAAGETVTGDGSRLRGSKRLKTTTPATAQGPQHGQRCNPKPTRNQSMMKAPCKRTQKLGDKITALQQLVSPYGKVKLQHAHEAATCIKHLHEQIQILTASYPEFSSSASQQDTDEEDGGAMDLRRRGLCVAPLSPAVVQLVSAEAAFRHRDAAFTEDHWRCLGTL; this is encoded by the exons ATGGTTCTAGTATTAAGTTTGCGTCTTGGACATGCCTGTTTCTGTCAGCACTACTCGATGAAATGGACGGCAGCGGGGGAGACGGTGACCGGTGATGGCAGCCGTCTCAGGGGATCAAAGAGGCTCAAGACAACGACGCCAGCGACAGCACAAGGTCCACAGCACGGCCAACGGTGCAATCCCAAACCAACAAGAAATCAGTCTATGATGAAG GCACCATGTAAGAGGACCCAGAAGCTGGGGGACAAAATCACGGCGCTTCAGCAGCTCGTCTCCCCGTATGGCAAGGTAAAGCTCCAGCA TGCTCACGAGGCAGCTACCTGCATCAAGCATCTCCACGAGCAGATCCAG ATTCTGACCGCCTCCTACCCTGAATTTAGTTCTTCAGCGTCACAGCAG GACACAGACGAGGAAGATGGCGGCGCGATGGATCTGCGCAGGCGAGGCCTGTGCGTGGCGCCGCTGTCCCCGGCCGTCGTGCAGCTCGTGTCTGCCGAGGCCGCGTTCCGCCACCGCGACGCGGCCTTCACAGAGGATCACTGGCGCTGCCTCGGCACTCTGTAG